From Glycine max cultivar Williams 82 chromosome 11, Glycine_max_v4.0, whole genome shotgun sequence, the proteins below share one genomic window:
- the LOC100805215 gene encoding uncharacterized protein At5g39865 isoform X3 produces the protein MLQPWNKPRSSPFSCSSFKDIQTLFLDEPTTTKPKPSIFHRVTLANSLLRAWSTNPKISSRAHDEAPRAAQPHPPPSILRSEQRVVVYFTSLRVVRATFEDCKTVRSILRGFRVALDERDVSMDSGFLSELRRVTGHKSGLTLPRVFINGRYVGGAEELRWLHESGELKKLLEGLPAVDSHLRVCHVCDDHRFVLCGECSGARKVYAEKGGFKTCTACNESGLIR, from the coding sequence ATGTTGCAACCTTGGAACAAACCTCGTTCTTCTCCATTCTCATGTTCTTCCTTCAAAGACATTCAAACCCTCTTCTTAGATGAACCCACCACCaccaaacccaaaccctctaTCTTCCACCGAGTCACACTCGCCAACTCGCTCCTCCGCGCCTGGTCAACTAACCCCAAAATCTCCTCACGCGCCCACGACGAAGCCCCACGCGCCGCCCAACCACACCCTCCGCCGTCCATTCTCCGCTCGGAGCAGCGCGTGGTGGTCTACTTCACGAGCCTGCGCGTGGTCCGCGCCACGTTCGAGGACTGCAAAACGGTGCGTTCCATCTTGCGCGGGTTCCGCGTCGCGCTGGACGAGCGCGACGTGTCCATGGACTCGGGTTTCCTCTCGGAGCTCCGTCGGGTAACGGGTCACAAATCCGGTTTGACCCTGCCACGTGTCTTCATTAACGGAAGGTACGTCGGTGGGGCCGAGGAGCTGAGGTGGCTGCACGAGAGTGGCGAGCTCAAGAAGCTTCTCGAGGGCTTGCCCGCAGTGGATTCGCACCTCCGTGTGTGCCACGTGTGCGACGATCATAGGTTCGTGCTGTGCGGGGAGTGTTCCGGTGCGCGCAAGGTGTACGCGGAGAAAGGTGGGTTCAAGACGTGTACGGCTTGCAACGAGAGTGGCTTGATCAG
- the LOC100816964 gene encoding plant intracellular Ras-group-related LRR protein 8, whose product MSSLVVKNSSSKDGPVWKKAQVVPKSRKDDSGSNNDMKKIPVKNRMERWKATGVVALSECNLEVIPDEVWVCGSSARVLDCNNNSITDVPDEIARLTGLDKLFINANEIVDKSIRWEGLTTLKYLTVLSLNHNKHCILVTLG is encoded by the exons ATGTCCTCCCTCGTGGTCAAAAACTCATCTTCAAAG GATGGTCCTGTCTGGAAGAAAGCTCAGGTTGTTCCCAAATCGAGAAAAGATGACTCAGGCTCTAACAACGACATGAAGAAAATTCCTGTTAAGAACAGGATGGAACGGTGGAAAGCAACAGGAGTTGTGGCATTGTCTGAATGCAACTTGGAG gTCATACCTGATGAAGTGTGGGTTTGTGGATCTTCTGCAAGAGTTCTAGATTGCAACAACAATTCAATTACAGATGTCCCTGATGAAATTGCACGTCTTACCGGTCTAGAT AAACTATTCATCAATGCAAATGAGATAGTGGATAAATCGATTAGGTGGGAAGGACTAACAACTCTGAAGTACCTAACTGTATTATCATTGAACCATAACAA GCATTGTATCTTGGTAACACTAGGATGA
- the LOC100805215 gene encoding uncharacterized protein At5g39865 isoform X2, with amino-acid sequence MLQPWNKPRSSPFSCSSFKDIQTLFLDEPTTTKPKPSIFHRVTLANSLLRAWSTNPKISSRAHDEAPRAAQPHPPPSILRSEQRVVVYFTSLRVVRATFEDCKTVRSILRGFRVALDERDVSMDSGFLSELRRVTGHKSGLTLPRVFINGRYVGGAEELRWLHESGELKKLLEGLPAVDSHLRVCHVCDDHRFVLCGECSGARKVYAEKGGFKTCTACNESGLIRCISCTC; translated from the coding sequence ATGTTGCAACCTTGGAACAAACCTCGTTCTTCTCCATTCTCATGTTCTTCCTTCAAAGACATTCAAACCCTCTTCTTAGATGAACCCACCACCaccaaacccaaaccctctaTCTTCCACCGAGTCACACTCGCCAACTCGCTCCTCCGCGCCTGGTCAACTAACCCCAAAATCTCCTCACGCGCCCACGACGAAGCCCCACGCGCCGCCCAACCACACCCTCCGCCGTCCATTCTCCGCTCGGAGCAGCGCGTGGTGGTCTACTTCACGAGCCTGCGCGTGGTCCGCGCCACGTTCGAGGACTGCAAAACGGTGCGTTCCATCTTGCGCGGGTTCCGCGTCGCGCTGGACGAGCGCGACGTGTCCATGGACTCGGGTTTCCTCTCGGAGCTCCGTCGGGTAACGGGTCACAAATCCGGTTTGACCCTGCCACGTGTCTTCATTAACGGAAGGTACGTCGGTGGGGCCGAGGAGCTGAGGTGGCTGCACGAGAGTGGCGAGCTCAAGAAGCTTCTCGAGGGCTTGCCCGCAGTGGATTCGCACCTCCGTGTGTGCCACGTGTGCGACGATCATAGGTTCGTGCTGTGCGGGGAGTGTTCCGGTGCGCGCAAGGTGTACGCGGAGAAAGGTGGGTTCAAGACGTGTACGGCTTGCAACGAGAGTGGCTTGATCAGGTGCATCTCTTGTACTTGTTGA
- the LOC100805215 gene encoding uncharacterized protein At5g39865 isoform X1, which yields MLQPWNKPRSSPFSCSSFKDIQTLFLDEPTTTKPKPSIFHRVTLANSLLRAWSTNPKISSRAHDEAPRAAQPHPPPSILRSEQRVVVYFTSLRVVRATFEDCKTVRSILRGFRVALDERDVSMDSGFLSELRRVTGHKSGLTLPRVFINGRYVGGAEELRWLHESGELKKLLEGLPAVDSHLRVCHVCDDHRFVLCGECSGARKVYAEKGGFKTCTACNESGLISFLHEHKQ from the coding sequence ATGTTGCAACCTTGGAACAAACCTCGTTCTTCTCCATTCTCATGTTCTTCCTTCAAAGACATTCAAACCCTCTTCTTAGATGAACCCACCACCaccaaacccaaaccctctaTCTTCCACCGAGTCACACTCGCCAACTCGCTCCTCCGCGCCTGGTCAACTAACCCCAAAATCTCCTCACGCGCCCACGACGAAGCCCCACGCGCCGCCCAACCACACCCTCCGCCGTCCATTCTCCGCTCGGAGCAGCGCGTGGTGGTCTACTTCACGAGCCTGCGCGTGGTCCGCGCCACGTTCGAGGACTGCAAAACGGTGCGTTCCATCTTGCGCGGGTTCCGCGTCGCGCTGGACGAGCGCGACGTGTCCATGGACTCGGGTTTCCTCTCGGAGCTCCGTCGGGTAACGGGTCACAAATCCGGTTTGACCCTGCCACGTGTCTTCATTAACGGAAGGTACGTCGGTGGGGCCGAGGAGCTGAGGTGGCTGCACGAGAGTGGCGAGCTCAAGAAGCTTCTCGAGGGCTTGCCCGCAGTGGATTCGCACCTCCGTGTGTGCCACGTGTGCGACGATCATAGGTTCGTGCTGTGCGGGGAGTGTTCCGGTGCGCGCAAGGTGTACGCGGAGAAAGGTGGGTTCAAGACGTGTACGGCTTGCAACGAGAGTGGCTTGATCAG